A window of Kineosporia sp. NBRC 101731 contains these coding sequences:
- a CDS encoding HAD-IIA family hydrolase: protein MSSSSTLIGLDRAPSAEFDTVLLDLDGVVYIGPKAVDGAPEALERVRAEGTRTAFVTNNASRPPRVVAEHLRELGVHAQDDDVVNSAQAASALFAKRLPAGSKVLVVGGVGLYEALEAAGLKPVGSMDDEPVAVVQGFSPDLNWQLLVEGTRAVRAGLPWIATNMDATVPTPYGPAPGNGTMVEAVITATKVQPEVAGKPQPTLFLEAAARYGSEKAIVVGDRLDTDLEGARAAGLVGLIVLTGVHRATDLIAAAAHTRPHLIARDLGGLLEPHPTPKVQGDLVTVGESRVRVGKGAVIVIEAGSDALDLLRAGCVAAWAYQDRYDDVAGSEALLNELYAMEGDGPWGR, encoded by the coding sequence GTGAGTTCTTCCTCCACGCTGATCGGGCTGGACCGCGCGCCGTCCGCCGAGTTCGACACCGTCCTGCTCGACCTCGACGGGGTCGTCTACATCGGGCCGAAGGCCGTCGACGGAGCCCCCGAGGCCCTGGAACGGGTTCGGGCCGAGGGCACCCGCACGGCCTTCGTGACCAACAATGCCTCCCGTCCGCCACGGGTGGTGGCCGAGCACCTGCGGGAGCTCGGTGTCCACGCGCAGGACGACGACGTGGTCAACTCGGCGCAGGCCGCGTCCGCGTTGTTCGCCAAGCGTCTGCCGGCCGGATCGAAGGTCCTGGTGGTCGGGGGAGTCGGGCTCTACGAGGCGCTGGAGGCGGCCGGGCTGAAACCGGTCGGCTCGATGGACGACGAGCCGGTCGCCGTGGTGCAGGGCTTCTCGCCCGACCTGAACTGGCAGCTGCTGGTCGAGGGAACCCGCGCGGTCCGCGCCGGTCTGCCCTGGATCGCCACCAACATGGACGCCACCGTGCCCACCCCGTACGGTCCGGCGCCCGGCAACGGCACGATGGTCGAGGCCGTCATCACCGCCACGAAGGTTCAGCCGGAGGTGGCGGGTAAGCCCCAGCCCACGTTGTTCCTGGAGGCTGCCGCTCGCTACGGCAGCGAGAAGGCCATCGTCGTGGGCGACCGGCTGGACACCGACCTCGAGGGCGCCCGTGCTGCCGGCCTGGTCGGCCTGATCGTGCTCACCGGCGTGCACCGGGCGACCGATCTGATCGCCGCGGCCGCACACACGCGTCCCCACTTGATTGCCCGTGACCTCGGGGGCCTGCTCGAACCGCACCCCACCCCGAAGGTGCAGGGTGACCTGGTCACCGTCGGCGAGTCGCGGGTCCGCGTCGGGAAGGGCGCGGTCATCGTGATCGAGGCCGGTTCGGACGCGCTCGATCTGCTCCGGGCCGGTTGCGTCGCGGCCTGGGCGTATCAGGACCGTTACGACGACGTGGCCGGTTCCGAGGCGCTGCTCAACGAGCTCTACGCGATGGAGGGCGACGGCCCCTGGGGCCGGTAG